TCCATAAAGATTGGTAGAAGATACAATCTCGTCTCCTACTCCTGCGATATTAGTAACTGCCAGCGTTATAGCTGCTTGACCTGAAGATACAGCAAGGGCACCTACCCCACCTTCTAATGCAGCTATTCTCTTTTCAAAAACGTCAACTGTGGGGTTCATCATTCGAGTATATATATACCCTTCTTCTTTTAAGGCAAAGAGGTCTGCAGCGTGCTCAGTACTTTTAAAAGCAAAGGAAGAAGTTTGATATATAGGAAGGGCTACAGCTCCCGTAGTTGGGTCAGGCTCCCACCCTTCATGAATTGCCAAAGTTGAAAAACCATATTTTTTAGACATACTTTTAACTCCTTTCACAAAATTTTTTTAAATCACTTCTACAAAATCCTCAAATTTACTTACTTCTTCTGTTATATCCTCTTGCAAAACTTTAAAAATAGTTTTTATCTCGGTTATTTTTTCTAATTTTTCTGTAAATGTCTCAACACTTTTCTTCATTTTAACAATAGCTGTAAATGTGCCGTTTTCATAGGAAGATTCCACAATTGATACTTTTTGTTCTTTTAAAAACTTTAAAACTTTTTTCAAACCTAAAATATTTTCTTTATGAGTTTCAAGCCTTATATAAAAAGTATCTGTAAAACTTCCCTGACGAATTGGAAGAAAGTTTATCCTCTTATTATCTTTGATATCATAGTTTAACAATATATCAATTAAATCTGCCACTACAGCATCCCCTGTAGGAAGTTCTCCAGCACCTTTTCCTACAAAAACATATTCACCAAAACTATCCCCTCTAAGTATGATAGCATTATTTACGTCGTTTATCCTTGACAAAATATTATTTTCTTCGACTAAAACTGGTTCCACTCCTGCAAAGATGCCATCTTTGACTTTTTTGCCCCAGGCAAATAATTTTATTTTATATCCCCACTTATTGATGTAATTTAAATCTTGAGTCGTGATTTCGTCTATTCCTTTTCTGGTTATAGAATTTACTGGCACGTTTATATTGAACACTTTCCTCATTAATATAGCAAGTTTATAAAGGGCATCAAAGCCTTTTACGTCATAATCGGGATTTGCTTCTGCATATCCTAATTGCTGGGCTTCTTTAAGTGCTTCTTTATAACTTCTACCTTCAGTAGTCATTTTGGTGAGAATATAATTAGTAGTGCCATTTATTATACCGCCTACAAAATCTATTTCATCTGTAATTTTTAATCTATCAATTTGATGCAGTATAGGTATAGCCCCACCTACACTTGCCTCACATTTTAGAAATACTCTATTCTTTTCTGCTATTTCATTTAATTCTTCTCCATGCTTAGCTATCAATTCTTTATTTGCAGTGATTACATGCTTCCCTGAAGCCAAAGCCTCCTTCACATATTCGTAAGCTGGAGAAATACCTCCTATTGCTTCAATAACTATTTTTATCTCTTTATCTTTCAAAATTTCTTCAGCATTTTGGGTAAGTAGTCCTTCTACCTTCACTTTCCTTGGCTTATTGAGATTTTTCACGAGTATCTTCTTTATCTCAGGATAAACCCCTGTACTCTCCCTTATATGACCTCCTCTTGAAGTTATCAATTTATATACTCCTGTTCCTACTGTTCCAAGTCCTAATAATCCGATTTTTATTTTCATGTCACACCTCCAAATAAATTTTTAGGCCCTCTTCTCAATGAGAAGAGGGCCTAATAATCCGCCACTCCTCTCATCTCTCAGGTTAGACACCCTAACCTGCAGGATTTGGCACCAGACGCATATAAATGCCGGTTGCCGGGTTTCATCGGGCCAGTCCCTCCACCACTCTTGATAAGAGGTTTGTGTGTAATATATTCAATTTTGCATGTTGTAATCTATGTTATCACTTTGAAACTGTAAAGTCAAGAACTTTTTTTGTACTCTTTCTTAAATTTTTTCTAAATTTTAATATACGCCGATTTTTTTTAGTGGTATAATAATATTGTATAATATTTATACTCTATCGATTATAAAAATTTAATATTTGCCACATGGGGTGCCGGCGTAACCGGCTGAGAAAAAGGTGTTGCCTTTTAACCCATCGAACCTGTTAGGTTAGTACCTGCGTAGGGATGTGGTCATCTGCCATGGCTATAATCCCCATGGTTTATTTATTTTTTAAGGAGGTTTTTATTATGACACAATTGGAATACGCCCTTTCAGGCATTGTCACAAAAGAGATGAAAATAGTCGCAGAGTATGAAGGAGTAGACGAAGAATTTATTTTAGAAGGAGTTAAAAAAGGAGAAATAGTAATACCATCAAACATCAACCACAAAAACCTCATTCCCAAAGGCATAGGAAGGGGTTTATCGACAAAAGTAAATGCCAATATAGGAACCTCTGATGCATACCCTGAAATTGAAAAAGAAATTGAAAAATTAAATGTTGCTGTAAAAGCTGGAGCAGATGCGGTAATGGATTTAAGCACAGGGGGCGACATTAACCAATCTCGTAGAAAAATACTTGAAAATTCCCCTGTCCCTGTAGGCACTGTCCCTATGTATCAAGCAGCTGTAGAATCTATATCCAAATACGGTAGCATTGTAGCTATGCCTGAAGAATTTATTTTTGAAGTTATAGAAGAACAAGCAAAAGACGGGGTTGATTTTATTACAGTCCACTGTGGTCTAACATTTGAATCATTGAAAAAGCTTAAAGACAACGGCCGAGTGATGGATATAGTAAGCCGCGGTGGCTCCTTTACAATTGCTTGGATGCTCCATAACGACAAAGAAAATCCTTTGTATAAACATTTTGATAGGCTCCTTGATATTGCTAAAAAATATGACATAACTCTAAGCTTAGGAGATGGACTGCGTCCAGGTTGTCTTGAAGATGCTACAGACGCAGCACAAATTCAAGAACTTATAATCCTTGGCGAATTGGTAAAGAAATCTCGAGAGGCAGGAGTTCAAGTTATGGTAGAAGGACCCGGGCATGTGCCAATTGACCAAATTGAAGCAAATGTAAAACTTCAAAAACAACTTTGTCACAACGCTCCTTTTTATGTGCTTGGCCCTATTGTGACTGATATAGCTCCTGGTTATGACCACATAACTTCAGCAATCGGAGGAGCAATTGCAGCAGCTTCTGGTGCTGATTTCCTTTGCTATGTTACACCCGCTGAACATCTCGGACTTCCAGACAAAGAAGATGTCAAAGAAGGCGTTATTGCAGCAAAAATAGCTGCCCATGCTGCAGATATCGCAAAAGGCGTAAAAGGTGCTAAAGAAAAAGATTTAACTATGGCTAGAGCTAGAAAAGCCTTAAACTGGGATGACCAAATAAAGCTTTCTATAGACCCTGATAAAGCTTTTAAATATCGCGTCAATAAAAACATATCTACAGCCAAAACTTGCAGTATGTGCGGAAAATTCTGCGCTATGAAAATTGTCAGTGAGTACCTTGGAACTTCAACTATGACTTGCTAATACCTTTGCCTTATTTACATTCCCCCCTTGATTTTCTTTGCTAATTTCTGCTATAATAGAGGAAAACATCAAGGGGGTATTTTTTATGGAAAAGTGGCAGTGCACAGTATGCGGGTACATCTATGATCCAGAAGAAGGAGACCCATCACAAGGAATTGAACCAGGAACTCCTTTTGAAGAATTGCCTGATGATTGGGTCTGCCCGGACTGTGGAGTAGGAAAAGATATGTTTGAAAAAATGTGAGGGAGCAATTGCTCTCTCTTTTTATTGATTTTTAATAAGATTCATATTATTATAGTTGTATGAAATCATTATGCTCAAACAAAGATATAATCAAACTGTGGAGGGCGTGTAAATTTAATGAGTGAAGGTTTTAGGAGGTTAACTCCTGAAGAAGCTTTAGAAATTATAAAAAAGCAACAGCGAGGAAAATTAAAAATATTCTTAGGATATGCTCCTGGTGTTGGAAAAACTTATGCAATGCTCAATGAAGGCAACAGGCGTCTTAAAAGAGGTCAAGATGTAGTAATAGGTTATGTGGAAACTCATGGAAGAAAAGAGACAGAAGCACAAATAGGAAATTTAGAAATAATCCCGCGAAAAAAAATTGAATACCACGGCATGATATTAGAAGAAATGGATACCGACGCCATAATTGCTCGTAAACCAGAAGTAGTTTTGATAGATGAATTGGCACATACGAATGCGCCTGGCTCTAAGCACAAAAAAAGATATGAAGATGTGGAAGAAATTTTGCGCCATGGAATAAATGTAATTACAACACTTAACATCCAACATTTAGAAAGTTTAAATGACGTTATTCAACAAATCACAGGTGTTGCTGTAAGAGAAACAATCCCTGACAGCATAGTCGATAGCGCAGATGAAATTGTTGCTGTAGATTTGACTCCTGATGCTTTGCTTAATCGATTAAAAAGAGGAGATATTTATCCAGTAAGCAAAGTCGATGAGTGTCTATCTAACTTTTTTAGAAAGGGAAATTTAAATGCTTTAAGAGAGTTAATGCTAAGACTTACCGCCGAAGAAGTAGATATAGAATTAGAAGAATATATGAAAGAGCATGGAATAACTGATACATGGGAAACAAATGAAAAAATAATGGTGTGTATAACACCAAATCCACTATCTAAAAAGCTTATAAGAAGGGGTGCAAGGAGAGCAAGAAGATTCAAATGTGATTGGGTAGTAGTGTATGTAAACTGTACACATTTTCTTGCACCTAAACTTACTGAAAAAGATAAAGAAGTTTTAGAAAGCCATTTTATGTTAGCAAAACAATTAGGAGCAGAAGTCTACACATTGACAGGAAAAAGCGTGTCTGATGAGCTTTTAAAATTTGCAAAGCAAATGCACATTACACAAATAATAATAGGGCATTCTCAAAGGTCAAGACTGCAAACCTTTTTTAGAGGTTCTACTGTTATAAAGTTAATTAAAAAAGCAAAAAATATAGAAATTCACGTAATACCTTATAAATAACTTCTTCATTACTAAAAGGAGCAGTGAAAAATGGAAAACAAATTTAGAATCTCACTTATAACTTTTTTGTTAATTTTAGCAATAACCATGACAATGGTATTAGTTTTTCACCAACCTCCCTATATACCGCTTTTTATAAGCTATATAATAACCTTTGCTATTGTTTTGATAAACGGTTTTTCGCCTCAAGAACTTGTCAATATGTCAATTAAAGGAATTAAAAAAGGTATAAATGTGATGATTATACTCCTTTTGATAGGAGCCCTCGTTGCCTTGTGGAAACAGAATGGAACCCTTCCTGCTCTTATTTACTACGCCTCCCACTTTTTAAAACCACAAGCTTTTTTGGTGGTGTCTTTTATCACAACCTCTATTATCTCAATGATTTTAGGTACAGCTGTAGGAACCGCTAGTACTATTGGGATAGTAATAATGGGACTAGCCCATGGCTTTAGCTATTCTCTTCCAATAGTTGCTGGTGCAGTAATATCCGGTTCTTTTATAGGAGATAGGACTTCTCCCCTTGCAGGAAATGTTATTCTTCTGTCAGATATGGGAGAAATTGAACAATACAATGTACTTAAATCTCTTTTTAAAACCGCGATTCCTACTTTTGTATTAACTGGTTTATTGTACTATCTTTTAAGTCTTCACATTAATATTTCTTCGCCGCACACCTTTGACAATCTTGCAGCTATAATTTTGAAAAATTATAAAATAAACTTTTTCTTGTTTTTAGCTCCTATAATGATTATAACGTTGGCTTTTTTCAGGATTTCTACAAAGATAAATCTTTCAATTGCTGTCCTTCTCTCCTACTTTGTCTCTTTACTAAATGGTTATAACCCTATAGATTCTTTAAAAGTCATTATGTTGGGAAATATATCTAATATTCCAGAATTTAAATCTATCTTTTCAGGAGGAGGTATGATTTCAATCTTCCCAATGATAGGAGTAGTAACCTTTGCTACCGCTCTCTCTGGAATATTAGAAGGGACAGGAATTATAAAAGCAGTTTTTAGAAAAGCCCAAAAAATTAAAAACCCTAAAATTGCCTATTTGGTCACAATGTTATTAAGCACTTTAATGGCAGTAATAACTTGCAATCAAGCCCTTTCTGTAATTTTACCTTCCCGCATAATGTTAGACGTATTTAGAAATCTTAACGTAAAAAGTGATATGATGGTAAGAGCAATAGCAGATTCAGGCATGATACTTGCCGGTATAATACCTTGGAATTTAGCAGCAATGCTTCCTTCTGCAGTTTTAGGAGTAAAAGTCATTGACTATCTTCCCTATGCTTATTTAAATCTATTATTCCCTATATTATCAATACTTATCGTGTTTATAGAAAGTAATAAACAATATAGCAATGCTACAATAGAAGAATTTTAAAAAAGCAGGATTTTATTCCTGCTTTTATATCGCATATTTTAAGTTTGTATAATAAGGTAGCCCTTCTACCATAGGGACCTTCACTTCTCCTTGTATAAGGGGTCTTGCATAATCAAAAAATTCTTCAGTGACATAATTACCTTCTTCATTTATCCAATTTAAAGGCACTTTTTTCTCCTTGTTACACACTTTATCAACATCTACAATATCCGTTTTAACAGTGTATTGGTAATTTCTTTCTCTTACAAGGCTTATCATTTTCCCGGTTTCACCACATAACGCATACTTTACTGCTTCCCTCCCCAACATTTCAGCTTCTTCAAAATCCACTTTAGATGCCAAGTGCATTGCACATCTTTGCGTTACACCAAGTCTGGTCATTTTGACACGTTTATATATTTTCTCTTTTACAAGCTTTTCTATATAGTCTCCTACTCCTCCCAGTTGAGGATGACCAAAAGCATCTTTATGATAAGCATTTTCTTTTCTTCCAATGTAATTCCCTTTTTCATCCATAAGTCCTTCTGATACAGTTATAAAGACATTGCCATATTCCTTATAAGCTTTATTTACATCCTCTAAAAATCTTTCCTCATTAAAAGGTATCTCAGGAAGATAAATAAGTTGTTTCAAATGGGGCAATCTTTCTTTAACCAAAGCAGAAGAAGCGGTAAGCCAACCTGCATTTCTGCCCATCACTTCGAGTACGTTAATTGTCTTAGTCTCATACACTTCCGCATCTAAAGCAAGTTCTAAAGTAGTTGTGGCTATATATTTTGCCGCACTTCCAAAACCAGGAGAATGATCTGTAAACATCAAATCGTTATCAATAGTCTTAGGAATTCCAATTACATTTATTTCAAAACCTATTTCTCTTGCATATTTACTGACTTTGTCAACGGCATCCATAGAATCATTGCCACCTATGTAGAAAAAATATTTAATGTTGTATTTCTTAAAAATTTCTATTAACTTTTTGTATTCCTCTTCATCCTCTAAATAGTCTTTTAACCTATATCGGCACGACCCTAATGCAGCCGCAGGGCTAAATCTCATTTGTTTTATTCTTTCATAGGGAATATCAAATATGTCAATAATATTGCCTTTTATTATACCTTCTATGCCGTTTATCCCACCATAAACTTTACCAATTTTCTCCGAGCGTGAAGCTTCCATTATAGCTCCATACAGACTGGAATTAATAACAGCTGTAGGACCACCCGATTGTGCTATAAGACAATTGCTTTTAGTATACATAATATACCCCCATTGTGATATTCTATTAGAAATTATAAAGTAATTCAGATATATTATATCACAAAAAGAAATATAATAATAATTTTTGATAAAATTTTATCAACCCTTCTTGCAAAAAGCAAAAAAATATAGCAAAATTATAATAAATAACGCATTCATCTTAAAAATACGGAGGGAGACATTATGGATGTAATTGAATTAGCTGCTCATTTGATGGCATTATCAGCGAGAACAGCACCTAAAGCAACTGGAAAAGACTTTATAGAAACAAAAGTAATTACAGGTGAAGACCTCGTAATGTTAAAAGAGGATATGATGAAATATGGCGAAGAATCCGGAAAGAAAAATTTTGACAGGGATGCAAAAAACGTCGCTAACTCCAGTGCAGTACTTTTAATTTCATTAAATAAACCAGAAAAAGTTGGACTAAATTGCGGCGCCTGCGGTTATAATCTTTGCACTAGTCTAAGGGATTTTAGAGAAGGTACAGAATTCGCAGGTCCCATATGTGCCTGGAGGCTCATCGACTTAGGAATAGCAGTAGGGTCTGCAGTTAAAACCGCCAGTCTCTTGAATGTGGATAATCGAGTTATGTATAGAATAGGTGTAAGTGCAAGAAGGTTAAAATTAATTGAAGGAGAAATTGTTATAGGCATTCCTCTTTCTGCTACAGGCAAAAACATATACTTTGATAGATAAAAAATGCCAGGTTAAATTTAACTAAACTATGATAATAGATAGGCTACACAGTATTTTGTGTATGCTCTATCTATTATTTTTATACATAAGTAAATATTAATATATATTGAATAATTGTAGTATATTTAGTATACTTGGTATATTAATATTTTTGCATAGGAGGTGTTCCCTTGAGAGTGGAGGAAATAGTTATACTAGGAGGACAGAAGCGATACTTGCTTGTTGATGATGACGGTGAGCCAGTAGAGTCAGTGTATAGGTTTTTAAAATTTAAAGATAATGCTGGAAAAGCAAGGAACACTCTTCGTGCATACTGTTATCATTTGAAGGAGTTTTTTGAGTTTCTTCAACAAAAAGACAGAGATTATCGTGATATAAGCATAGACGATATGGCAGAGTTCATGAGATGGCTACAAACACCACATAGGAATGTAAAAGTATCATCAATAAAGCCTTCGCAAGATGTTTTACAAGCAAATACTGTTAATGCCTACATATCAAGTGTTATTGAGTTTTATGACTATCTAATGAAGATTGATGATTATTCTATACAATTATCTCAAAGGCTTAAAAAGCAGATACCAGGTTCTCGGAGAGAATTTAAGGATTTCTTATATCATATTAACAAGAACAGGGATTACAATACGAAAATTTTAAAGGTTAAAGTCCCAAAAAAACGCCCAAAAACCATTTCAAAAGAGAAAATCGCTATATTGATAGATGCTTGTTCTAATTTGAGGGACAAGTTCCTTATACAACTGCTCTGGGAAAGTGGATTCCGTATAGGTGAGTGTTTATCCTTATGGCTTGAGGATTTCATCATTGATGCAAGGAAGATTGACCTTAAAGACAGGGGTGAATTGCCTAACCTTGCTGATATTAAAACAGTTTGCAGTCCAAGAAGGATAGATGTATCTGCTGACCTAATGAACCTGTATATGGACTATGTTGCAGAGTATCACACTGATGAAGTAGATACAAACCATGTCTTTATTAAACTTTCAGGAAAAAACAAGTATCAACCTATGGAATATCCTGATGTGGCTTCACTATTTAAAAGGTTACGTGAAAAAACGGGCATATATGTAACTCCCCATATGTTTCGTCACAGTCATTTTGATACACTTCGGAAGCAAGGTTGGGGATTTGAAAAGATTAAGCAACGTGGCGGATGGTCGAATGTTCAAACACCTATGCAGATATATTCACATCCAGACGAAGAAGAAATGCGTAAAGACTGGGAACAGGCTGAAAAACGTATGAAGTTAAAAAATAAAACCAAGGAGAATGATAAAAAGTGAGTGTTGCATATCAAGTTAAACCAACAGTAGAAAAAAAGCAAGAAATTAGGAAGTTATTGAGTGGTTATTGGGGTAATGATGTTTGGGATATTAGAGATTCCTTTTTTGATGACTTACGCCCTGCAAAGTGGAGTTTATCCAATAAAACTATTGACTTTTCATCCTTTAGCTCTTCAATCAAAAATGAAGTTAAGTATATGTATGCTTACCGATTGCAGGAAAAGGAAATTAGGCTCATTACCGTTGTTGCATATGGTATTGCATTAAACCGTTTTGCTGAATTTCTTAATGAATATTATCCTCACATAGCCAGTATTGTAGATATTACATATGACAAGGCTCTGTTACAATGGCGTTCTTTTCTTGTTGACAAGGGTATGAGTATAAATGATGACGGAGAAATTTCAAATAAGCAATACGAGACGGTTTTTAACCAATTATATTCTTTCTTTACCAATCTTTATGATACTCGTGATGAATATGAAAAGGATATTTGGGATTGCCGAAAGATACCTGGAGCAAAGATAACAGAAAATAAATCTAATTATTACCTCAATTTTTCAGATATACCAGTAGAATTTCGAGAATTAGTTAAAAAATTTATAAAATTTAGAACAACCAACAATTCACAGGGACAATGCGAAGCAGACATTATGGCTCTACGCCTATTTACAAAATACATTCATGCTCAAGAGCCTACATGGAAAAACTTAACTATGCTGACACGAAAACATATGGAGAACTATTTATCCTGGTATAGAGAATATACAATTGGTTGGAAAAAAAGGCACATTGAATATCTAATTTCCTTACGAAT
The sequence above is a segment of the Thermoanaerobacter ethanolicus JW 200 genome. Coding sequences within it:
- a CDS encoding Na+/H+ antiporter NhaC family protein, which gives rise to MENKFRISLITFLLILAITMTMVLVFHQPPYIPLFISYIITFAIVLINGFSPQELVNMSIKGIKKGINVMIILLLIGALVALWKQNGTLPALIYYASHFLKPQAFLVVSFITTSIISMILGTAVGTASTIGIVIMGLAHGFSYSLPIVAGAVISGSFIGDRTSPLAGNVILLSDMGEIEQYNVLKSLFKTAIPTFVLTGLLYYLLSLHINISSPHTFDNLAAIILKNYKINFFLFLAPIMIITLAFFRISTKINLSIAVLLSYFVSLLNGYNPIDSLKVIMLGNISNIPEFKSIFSGGGMISIFPMIGVVTFATALSGILEGTGIIKAVFRKAQKIKNPKIAYLVTMLLSTLMAVITCNQALSVILPSRIMLDVFRNLNVKSDMMVRAIADSGMILAGIIPWNLAAMLPSAVLGVKVIDYLPYAYLNLLFPILSILIVFIESNKQYSNATIEEF
- a CDS encoding homoserine dehydrogenase, with product MKIKIGLLGLGTVGTGVYKLITSRGGHIRESTGVYPEIKKILVKNLNKPRKVKVEGLLTQNAEEILKDKEIKIVIEAIGGISPAYEYVKEALASGKHVITANKELIAKHGEELNEIAEKNRVFLKCEASVGGAIPILHQIDRLKITDEIDFVGGIINGTTNYILTKMTTEGRSYKEALKEAQQLGYAEANPDYDVKGFDALYKLAILMRKVFNINVPVNSITRKGIDEITTQDLNYINKWGYKIKLFAWGKKVKDGIFAGVEPVLVEENNILSRINDVNNAIILRGDSFGEYVFVGKGAGELPTGDAVVADLIDILLNYDIKDNKRINFLPIRQGSFTDTFYIRLETHKENILGLKKVLKFLKEQKVSIVESSYENGTFTAIVKMKKSVETFTEKLEKITEIKTIFKVLQEDITEEVSKFEDFVEVI
- a CDS encoding ferredoxin domain-containing protein, whose product is MDVIELAAHLMALSARTAPKATGKDFIETKVITGEDLVMLKEDMMKYGEESGKKNFDRDAKNVANSSAVLLISLNKPEKVGLNCGACGYNLCTSLRDFREGTEFAGPICAWRLIDLGIAVGSAVKTASLLNVDNRVMYRIGVSARRLKLIEGEIVIGIPLSATGKNIYFDR
- a CDS encoding universal stress protein codes for the protein MSEGFRRLTPEEALEIIKKQQRGKLKIFLGYAPGVGKTYAMLNEGNRRLKRGQDVVIGYVETHGRKETEAQIGNLEIIPRKKIEYHGMILEEMDTDAIIARKPEVVLIDELAHTNAPGSKHKKRYEDVEEILRHGINVITTLNIQHLESLNDVIQQITGVAVRETIPDSIVDSADEIVAVDLTPDALLNRLKRGDIYPVSKVDECLSNFFRKGNLNALRELMLRLTAEEVDIELEEYMKEHGITDTWETNEKIMVCITPNPLSKKLIRRGARRARRFKCDWVVVYVNCTHFLAPKLTEKDKEVLESHFMLAKQLGAEVYTLTGKSVSDELLKFAKQMHITQIIIGHSQRSRLQTFFRGSTVIKLIKKAKNIEIHVIPYK
- a CDS encoding 6-phosphofructokinase; translated protein: MYTKSNCLIAQSGGPTAVINSSLYGAIMEASRSEKIGKVYGGINGIEGIIKGNIIDIFDIPYERIKQMRFSPAAALGSCRYRLKDYLEDEEEYKKLIEIFKKYNIKYFFYIGGNDSMDAVDKVSKYAREIGFEINVIGIPKTIDNDLMFTDHSPGFGSAAKYIATTTLELALDAEVYETKTINVLEVMGRNAGWLTASSALVKERLPHLKQLIYLPEIPFNEERFLEDVNKAYKEYGNVFITVSEGLMDEKGNYIGRKENAYHKDAFGHPQLGGVGDYIEKLVKEKIYKRVKMTRLGVTQRCAMHLASKVDFEEAEMLGREAVKYALCGETGKMISLVRERNYQYTVKTDIVDVDKVCNKEKKVPLNWINEEGNYVTEEFFDYARPLIQGEVKVPMVEGLPYYTNLKYAI
- the thiC gene encoding phosphomethylpyrimidine synthase ThiC, with protein sequence MTQLEYALSGIVTKEMKIVAEYEGVDEEFILEGVKKGEIVIPSNINHKNLIPKGIGRGLSTKVNANIGTSDAYPEIEKEIEKLNVAVKAGADAVMDLSTGGDINQSRRKILENSPVPVGTVPMYQAAVESISKYGSIVAMPEEFIFEVIEEQAKDGVDFITVHCGLTFESLKKLKDNGRVMDIVSRGGSFTIAWMLHNDKENPLYKHFDRLLDIAKKYDITLSLGDGLRPGCLEDATDAAQIQELIILGELVKKSREAGVQVMVEGPGHVPIDQIEANVKLQKQLCHNAPFYVLGPIVTDIAPGYDHITSAIGGAIAAASGADFLCYVTPAEHLGLPDKEDVKEGVIAAKIAAHAADIAKGVKGAKEKDLTMARARKALNWDDQIKLSIDPDKAFKYRVNKNISTAKTCSMCGKFCAMKIVSEYLGTSTMTC
- a CDS encoding tyrosine-type recombinase/integrase gives rise to the protein MEEIVILGGQKRYLLVDDDGEPVESVYRFLKFKDNAGKARNTLRAYCYHLKEFFEFLQQKDRDYRDISIDDMAEFMRWLQTPHRNVKVSSIKPSQDVLQANTVNAYISSVIEFYDYLMKIDDYSIQLSQRLKKQIPGSRREFKDFLYHINKNRDYNTKILKVKVPKKRPKTISKEKIAILIDACSNLRDKFLIQLLWESGFRIGECLSLWLEDFIIDARKIDLKDRGELPNLADIKTVCSPRRIDVSADLMNLYMDYVAEYHTDEVDTNHVFIKLSGKNKYQPMEYPDVASLFKRLREKTGIYVTPHMFRHSHFDTLRKQGWGFEKIKQRGGWSNVQTPMQIYSHPDEEEMRKDWEQAEKRMKLKNKTKENDKK
- the rd gene encoding rubredoxin, translating into MEKWQCTVCGYIYDPEEGDPSQGIEPGTPFEELPDDWVCPDCGVGKDMFEKM